One genomic window of Streptomyces sp. WP-1 includes the following:
- a CDS encoding elongation factor G-like protein EF-G2, with protein MGDKTHTHPGAAGRALTADQPASIRNVVLVGHSGSGKTTLVEALALTAGAVNRAGRVEDGGSVSDYDEIEHRQQRSVQLSLVPVAWDGIKINILDTPGYADFVGELRAGLRAADAALFVVSASDGVDGSTRMVWEECAAVGMPRAIVITHLEAARADFEETTRVCAEAFGDDDPDAVLPLYLPLRGPEGPDGHAPVTGLVGLLTRKLFDYSTGERRESEPGEDQLPGLDEARNRLIEGIIAESEDETLMDRYLGGEQVEIKTLIQDLERAVARGTFFPVLAAAPAADGARQGLGTVELLDLITGGFPTPFEHPVPGVTTPDGQVRELKPCDTDGPLAAEVVKTASDPYVGRISLVRVFSGTLRPDRTVHVSGHGLTDRGHEDHDIDEKVGALSMPFGKQQRPVTQAVAGDLVCVAKLGRAETGDTLSAKDDPLLMEPWRMPDPLLPVAIQAHSKADEDKLSQGLSRLVAEDPTMRLEHNQDTHQVVLWCLGEAHADVALERLRSRYGVQVDVVPHKVALRETFADKAAGRGRHVKQSGGHGQYAICEIEVEPLPGGSGIEFVDKVVGGAVPRQFIPSVEKGIRAQAAKGVAAGHPLVDVRVTLLDGKAHSVDSSDAAFQTAGALALREAAAEARIHLLEPVAEVGVLVPDDYVGAVMSDLSGRRGRLLGTEQVGTGRTLIRAEVPEFEIGRYAVDLRSLSHGTARFDRAYARHEPMPAQIAERIREQGGDEG; from the coding sequence ATGGGCGACAAGACTCACACACACCCCGGGGCCGCCGGCAGGGCTCTGACGGCCGACCAACCCGCGTCCATACGGAATGTGGTGCTGGTCGGCCACTCCGGATCGGGCAAGACGACCCTGGTGGAGGCCCTCGCGCTGACCGCCGGGGCGGTGAACCGGGCGGGCCGCGTGGAGGACGGCGGCTCCGTCTCCGACTACGACGAGATCGAGCACCGCCAGCAGCGCTCCGTCCAGCTGTCCCTGGTGCCGGTGGCCTGGGACGGCATCAAGATCAATATTCTGGACACCCCCGGATACGCCGACTTCGTCGGAGAGCTGCGGGCCGGTCTGCGCGCCGCGGACGCGGCCCTCTTCGTCGTCTCCGCCTCCGACGGCGTGGACGGCTCCACCCGCATGGTCTGGGAGGAGTGCGCGGCCGTCGGCATGCCCCGCGCGATCGTGATCACGCACCTGGAGGCGGCCCGCGCCGACTTCGAGGAGACCACCCGGGTCTGCGCGGAGGCCTTCGGCGACGACGACCCGGACGCCGTCCTGCCCCTCTACCTGCCGCTGCGCGGACCCGAGGGCCCCGACGGACACGCGCCCGTGACCGGCCTGGTGGGACTGCTCACCCGCAAGCTGTTCGACTACTCCACCGGCGAGCGCAGGGAGTCCGAACCCGGCGAGGACCAGCTGCCCGGCCTGGACGAGGCCCGCAACCGGCTCATCGAGGGAATCATCGCCGAGAGCGAGGACGAGACCCTCATGGACCGCTACCTCGGCGGCGAACAGGTCGAGATCAAGACGCTGATCCAGGACCTGGAACGGGCCGTGGCCCGCGGCACCTTCTTCCCGGTGCTCGCCGCCGCCCCCGCCGCCGACGGCGCCCGCCAGGGCCTGGGCACCGTGGAACTGCTCGACCTGATCACCGGCGGCTTCCCGACCCCGTTCGAACACCCGGTGCCCGGTGTGACCACCCCCGACGGACAAGTCCGCGAACTCAAGCCCTGCGACACCGACGGTCCCCTGGCCGCCGAGGTCGTCAAGACCGCCTCCGACCCCTACGTCGGCCGGATCTCCCTGGTCCGCGTCTTCTCCGGCACCCTGCGCCCCGACCGGACGGTGCACGTCTCCGGGCACGGACTGACCGACCGGGGCCACGAGGACCACGACATCGACGAGAAGGTCGGCGCCCTGTCCATGCCCTTCGGCAAACAGCAGCGTCCGGTCACCCAGGCCGTCGCCGGGGACCTGGTGTGCGTGGCCAAGCTCGGCCGCGCCGAGACCGGCGACACCCTCTCCGCCAAGGACGACCCGCTGCTGATGGAGCCCTGGCGGATGCCGGACCCGCTGCTCCCCGTCGCCATCCAGGCGCACAGCAAGGCCGACGAGGACAAACTCTCCCAAGGGCTGTCCCGGCTGGTCGCCGAGGACCCGACGATGCGCCTGGAGCACAACCAGGACACCCACCAGGTGGTGCTGTGGTGCCTCGGCGAGGCGCACGCGGACGTCGCGCTGGAACGGCTGCGCAGCCGCTACGGCGTCCAGGTCGACGTCGTACCGCACAAGGTCGCCCTGAGGGAGACGTTCGCCGACAAGGCGGCCGGACGCGGCCGGCACGTCAAGCAGTCCGGCGGGCACGGCCAGTACGCCATCTGCGAGATCGAGGTCGAACCGCTGCCGGGCGGCTCGGGCATCGAGTTCGTGGACAAGGTGGTCGGCGGCGCGGTGCCGCGCCAGTTCATCCCGTCCGTGGAGAAGGGGATCCGCGCCCAGGCCGCCAAGGGCGTCGCCGCCGGACACCCGCTCGTGGACGTACGGGTCACCCTGCTCGACGGCAAGGCGCACTCGGTGGACTCCTCGGACGCCGCCTTCCAGACCGCGGGCGCGCTCGCCCTGCGCGAGGCCGCCGCCGAGGCGAGGATCCATCTGCTGGAGCCGGTCGCCGAGGTGGGCGTCCTGGTCCCCGACGACTATGTGGGTGCCGTGATGAGCGACCTGTCGGGCCGCCGCGGCCGGCTGCTCGGCACCGAACAGGTGGGCACCGGACGCACCTTGATCCGGGCCGAGGTCCCCGAGTTCGAGATCGGCCGCTACGCCGTCGACCTGCGCTCGCTCTCCCACGGCACGGCCCGCTTCGACCGGGCGTACGCGCGCCACGAGCCGATGCCCGCGCAGATCGCCGAACGCATCCGCGAACAGGGCGGCGACGAGGGCTAG
- the pgsA gene encoding phosphatidylinositol phosphate synthase, producing MGQPAAIRAAATPTVGKAMLNKYARAFFTRVLTPFAAFLIRRGVSPDTVTLLGTAGVVAGALVFYPRGEFFWGTVVITLFVFSDLVDGNMARQLGRSSRWGAFLDSTLDRVADGAIFGGFALWYAGQGDDNMMCAVSIFCLASGQVVSYTKARGESIGLPVAVNGLVERAERLVISLVAAGFAGLHKFGVPGIQWLLPIALWIVAAGSLVTLIQRVVTVRRESAEAEAAARDASGAAQ from the coding sequence ATGGGCCAGCCGGCGGCCATCAGGGCCGCGGCGACACCGACCGTCGGGAAGGCCATGCTGAACAAGTACGCGCGTGCATTCTTCACGCGTGTCCTCACACCGTTCGCCGCGTTTCTCATCCGGCGGGGGGTGAGCCCCGACACGGTCACGCTGCTCGGCACGGCGGGCGTGGTGGCGGGCGCGCTGGTCTTCTATCCCCGGGGCGAGTTCTTCTGGGGCACCGTCGTGATCACCCTGTTCGTCTTCTCCGACCTGGTCGACGGCAACATGGCCCGCCAGCTGGGCCGCTCCAGCCGCTGGGGCGCCTTCCTGGACTCCACTCTCGACCGGGTCGCCGACGGCGCGATCTTCGGCGGCTTCGCGCTCTGGTACGCCGGGCAGGGCGACGACAACATGATGTGCGCGGTCTCGATCTTCTGCCTGGCCAGCGGTCAGGTGGTGTCGTACACCAAGGCGCGCGGCGAGTCGATCGGCCTCCCGGTCGCCGTCAACGGACTGGTCGAGCGCGCCGAGCGGCTGGTGATCTCGCTGGTCGCGGCCGGTTTCGCGGGGCTGCACAAGTTCGGTGTGCCGGGCATCCAGTGGCTGCTGCCGATCGCCCTGTGGATCGTGGCCGCGGGCAGCCTGGTCACGCTGATCCAGCGGGTCGTCACCGTGCGCCGCGAGTCGGCGGAGGCCGAGGCGGCCGCGCGGGACGCGAGCGGGGCGGCGCAGTGA
- a CDS encoding phosphatidylinositol mannoside acyltransferase, producing the protein MSVPDRLSDALYGAGWSTVKKLPEPAAARLGRTIADLAWKKHGKGVLRLEANYARVVPDATPERLAELSRKGMRSYLRYWMESFRLPAWSPERIKGGFVPKDIHHLTEGLAAGKGVILALPHLANWDLAGAWVTTELRTPFTTVAERLKPETLYDRFVAYREGLGMEVLPHSGGSAFGTLARRLRDGGLVCLVADRDLSASGVEVDFFGEKARMPAGPALLAQHTGALLLPVTLWYDDSPVMRGRVHPPVEVPEPGTRAEKTSVMTQALADAFATGIAEHPEDWHMLQRLWLADLDPAKGPS; encoded by the coding sequence GTGAGCGTCCCGGACCGGCTCAGCGACGCGCTGTACGGCGCGGGCTGGAGCACCGTCAAGAAGCTCCCGGAGCCCGCCGCCGCCCGCCTCGGGCGGACCATCGCGGACCTCGCCTGGAAGAAGCACGGCAAGGGCGTGCTCCGCCTGGAGGCGAACTACGCGCGCGTGGTGCCCGACGCCACCCCCGAGCGTCTCGCGGAACTCTCCCGCAAGGGCATGCGCTCCTATCTGCGCTACTGGATGGAGTCCTTCCGGCTGCCCGCCTGGAGCCCCGAGCGGATCAAGGGCGGCTTCGTCCCCAAGGACATACACCACCTGACCGAGGGCCTGGCCGCCGGCAAGGGCGTGATCCTCGCCCTGCCGCACCTGGCCAACTGGGACCTGGCCGGCGCCTGGGTCACCACCGAGCTGCGCACCCCGTTCACCACGGTCGCCGAACGCCTCAAGCCCGAGACGCTCTACGACCGCTTCGTCGCCTACCGCGAGGGCCTCGGCATGGAGGTGCTGCCGCACAGCGGCGGCTCCGCCTTCGGCACCCTGGCCCGCAGACTGCGCGACGGCGGCCTGGTCTGCCTGGTCGCCGACCGTGATCTGTCCGCCTCCGGCGTCGAGGTCGACTTCTTCGGCGAGAAGGCCCGGATGCCCGCGGGCCCCGCCCTGCTCGCCCAGCACACCGGCGCCCTGCTGCTGCCGGTCACCCTCTGGTACGACGACTCGCCCGTCATGCGGGGCCGGGTGCACCCCCCGGTCGAGGTGCCGGAGCCGGGCACCCGCGCCGAGAAGACGTCCGTCATGACACAGGCCCTGGCCGACGCCTTCGCCACCGGGATCGCCGAGCACCCGGAGGACTGGCACATGCTCCAGCGGCTGTGGCTCGCCGACCTCGACCCCGCGAAGGGACCCTCGTGA
- a CDS encoding glycosyltransferase family 4 protein, which translates to MRIGIVCPYSWDVPGGVQFHIRDLAEYFIRLGHEVSVLAPADDDTPLPPYVVSAGRAVPVPYNGSVARLNFGFLSAARVRRWLHDGAFDVVHIHEPTSPSLGLLTCWAAQGPIVATFHTSNPRSRAMIAAYSILQAALEKISARIAVSEYARRTLVEHLGGDAVVIPNGVDVDFFARAEPKPEWQKETIGFIGRIDEPRKGLPVLMKALPKIMAARPGARLLVAGRGDEEAAVENLPEELRSRVEFLGMVSDEDKARLLRSVDVYVAPNTGGESFGIILVEAMSAGAPVLASDLDAFVQVLDQGRAGEIFANEDADALAGAAVRLLADPERRAALRARGSAHVRRFDWSTVGADILSVYETVTDGTTAVAADERSTGLRARFGLARD; encoded by the coding sequence GTGAGAATCGGGATCGTCTGCCCGTACTCCTGGGACGTGCCCGGTGGCGTCCAGTTCCACATCCGCGACCTGGCCGAGTACTTCATCCGCCTCGGCCACGAGGTCTCCGTGCTGGCCCCGGCCGACGACGACACCCCGCTGCCGCCGTACGTGGTCTCGGCGGGCCGCGCGGTCCCGGTGCCGTACAACGGCTCGGTGGCCCGGCTGAACTTCGGCTTCCTGTCGGCCGCGCGGGTACGGCGCTGGCTGCACGACGGCGCCTTCGACGTGGTGCACATCCACGAGCCGACCTCGCCCTCGCTGGGTCTGCTCACCTGCTGGGCGGCGCAGGGCCCCATCGTGGCCACCTTCCACACCTCCAACCCGCGCTCGCGGGCCATGATCGCCGCGTACTCGATCCTCCAGGCCGCCCTGGAGAAGATCAGCGCCCGGATCGCGGTCAGCGAGTACGCCCGGCGCACCCTGGTCGAGCATCTGGGCGGGGACGCGGTGGTCATCCCCAACGGTGTCGACGTCGACTTCTTCGCCAGAGCCGAGCCGAAACCCGAGTGGCAGAAGGAGACGATCGGCTTCATCGGCCGGATCGACGAGCCCCGCAAGGGCCTGCCCGTGCTGATGAAGGCCCTGCCGAAGATCATGGCCGCCCGGCCCGGCGCCCGACTGCTGGTCGCCGGCCGCGGCGACGAGGAGGCCGCCGTCGAGAACCTGCCCGAGGAGCTGCGCTCCCGGGTGGAGTTCCTCGGGATGGTCAGCGACGAGGACAAGGCCCGGCTGCTGCGCAGCGTGGACGTGTACGTGGCGCCCAACACCGGCGGCGAGAGCTTCGGCATCATCCTGGTCGAGGCCATGTCCGCGGGCGCCCCCGTGCTCGCCTCCGACCTCGACGCCTTCGTCCAGGTCCTCGACCAGGGCCGGGCGGGCGAGATCTTCGCCAACGAGGACGCCGACGCGCTCGCCGGCGCCGCCGTACGGCTGCTGGCCGACCCGGAGCGCCGGGCCGCGCTGCGCGCCCGCGGCAGCGCCCATGTGCGGCGCTTCGACTGGTCCACGGTCGGCGCGGACATCCTCTCCGTCTACGAGACGGTCACGGACGGCACGACGGCGGTCGCGGCGGACGAACGGTCGACGGGGCTGCGGGCGCGGTTCGGGCTGGCGCGGGACTGA
- the pdxS gene encoding pyridoxal 5'-phosphate synthase lyase subunit PdxS: MSTTENQAPETGTARVKRGMAEQLKGGVIMDVVTPEQAKIAEDAGAVAVMALERVPADIRKDGGVARMSDPDMIEGIIDAVSIPVMAKSRIGHFVEAQVLQSLGVDYIDESEVLTPADEVNHSDKWAFTTPFVCGATNLGEALRRIAEGAAMIRSKGEAGTGNVVEAVRHLRQIKGEIAKLRGCDNNELYAAAKELRAPYELVKEVAELGKLPVVLFSAGGVATPADAALMRQLGAEGVFVGSGIFKSGDPAKRAAAIVKATTFYDDPKIIADASRDLGEAMVGINCDTLPETERYANRGW, translated from the coding sequence GTGTCCACCACCGAGAACCAGGCTCCCGAGACCGGCACCGCCCGCGTGAAGCGCGGCATGGCCGAGCAGCTCAAGGGCGGCGTCATCATGGACGTCGTCACCCCGGAGCAGGCGAAGATCGCCGAGGACGCGGGCGCCGTCGCCGTCATGGCCCTGGAGCGGGTCCCGGCCGACATCCGCAAGGACGGCGGCGTGGCCCGGATGTCCGACCCGGACATGATCGAGGGCATCATCGACGCCGTCTCGATCCCGGTCATGGCCAAGTCCCGCATCGGCCACTTCGTCGAGGCCCAGGTCCTGCAGTCCCTCGGCGTGGACTACATCGACGAGTCCGAGGTCCTCACCCCGGCCGACGAGGTCAACCACTCGGACAAGTGGGCGTTCACCACCCCGTTCGTGTGCGGCGCCACCAACCTGGGCGAGGCCCTGCGCCGTATCGCCGAGGGCGCCGCGATGATCCGCTCCAAGGGCGAGGCCGGCACCGGCAACGTCGTGGAGGCCGTACGCCACCTGCGCCAGATCAAGGGCGAGATCGCCAAGCTGCGCGGCTGTGACAACAACGAGCTGTACGCCGCCGCCAAGGAGCTGCGCGCCCCCTACGAGCTGGTCAAGGAGGTCGCCGAGCTGGGCAAGCTCCCCGTGGTGCTGTTCTCCGCCGGCGGCGTGGCCACCCCGGCCGACGCGGCTCTGATGCGCCAGCTCGGCGCCGAGGGCGTGTTCGTCGGCTCCGGCATCTTCAAGTCCGGCGACCCGGCCAAGCGCGCCGCCGCCATCGTGAAGGCCACCACCTTCTACGACGACCCGAAGATCATCGCGGACGCGTCGCGCGACCTCGGCGAGGCCATGGTCGGCATCAACTGCGACACCCTCCCCGAGACCGAGCGCTACGCGAACCGCGGCTGGTAA
- the pdxT gene encoding pyridoxal 5'-phosphate synthase glutaminase subunit PdxT, with amino-acid sequence MNTPVIGVLALQGDVREHLIALAAADAVARPVRRPEELAEVDGLVLPGGESTTISKLAVLFGVMEPLRARVRAGMPVYGTCAGMIMLADKILDPRSGQETIGGIDMIVRRNAFGRQNESFEAEVDVRGVAGDPVEGVFIRAPWVESVGADTEVLAEHGGHIVAVRQGNALATSFHPELTGDHRVHALFVDMVRANATAESL; translated from the coding sequence ATGAACACTCCTGTCATCGGTGTCCTGGCGCTCCAGGGCGACGTACGGGAGCACCTCATCGCCCTGGCCGCGGCGGACGCCGTGGCCAGGCCGGTGCGGCGCCCCGAGGAACTCGCCGAGGTCGACGGGCTCGTCCTGCCCGGCGGCGAGTCCACCACCATCTCCAAACTGGCCGTGCTCTTCGGCGTGATGGAGCCGCTGCGTGCCCGGGTGCGCGCCGGCATGCCCGTCTACGGCACCTGCGCGGGCATGATCATGCTGGCCGACAAGATCCTCGACCCGCGCTCGGGCCAGGAGACCATCGGCGGCATCGACATGATCGTGCGCCGTAACGCCTTCGGACGCCAGAACGAGTCCTTCGAGGCCGAGGTCGACGTGCGCGGCGTCGCGGGCGATCCTGTGGAGGGCGTCTTCATCCGCGCCCCCTGGGTGGAGTCCGTGGGCGCGGACACCGAGGTGCTCGCCGAGCACGGCGGCCACATCGTCGCCGTCCGCCAGGGCAACGCGCTCGCCACGTCGTTCCATCCGGAGCTGACCGGCGACCACCGGGTGCACGCCCTGTTCGTCGACATGGTGCGCGCCAACGCCACCGCGGAGTCCTTGTAG
- a CDS encoding YebC/PmpR family DNA-binding transcriptional regulator, with amino-acid sequence MSGHSKWATTKHKKAVIDAKRGKLFAKLIKNIEVAARMGGVDLEGNPTLYDAVQKAKKQSVPNKNIDSAIKRGGGLEAGGADYETIMYEGYGPNGVAVLIECLTDNRNRAASDVRVAMTRNGGNMADPGSVSYLFNRKGVVIVPKGELTEDDVLGAVLDAGAEEVNDLGESFEVLSEATDLVAVRTALQEAGIDYDSAEANFVPTMQVELDEEGAKKIFKLIDALEDSDDVQNVFANFDVSDEVMEKVDA; translated from the coding sequence ATGTCCGGCCACTCTAAATGGGCTACGACGAAGCACAAGAAGGCCGTGATCGACGCCAAGCGCGGCAAGCTCTTCGCGAAGCTGATCAAGAACATCGAGGTCGCGGCGCGTATGGGCGGCGTCGACCTCGAAGGCAACCCGACGCTCTATGACGCCGTCCAGAAGGCCAAGAAGCAGTCGGTCCCGAACAAGAACATCGACTCCGCGATCAAGCGCGGTGGCGGTCTCGAGGCCGGCGGCGCCGACTACGAGACGATCATGTACGAGGGTTACGGCCCGAACGGTGTCGCGGTGCTCATCGAGTGTCTCACCGACAACCGCAACCGCGCCGCCTCCGACGTGCGCGTCGCCATGACCCGCAACGGCGGCAACATGGCAGACCCGGGCTCGGTGTCGTACCTCTTCAACCGCAAGGGCGTCGTCATCGTCCCCAAGGGCGAGCTGACCGAGGACGACGTGCTCGGTGCCGTCCTGGACGCCGGTGCCGAGGAGGTCAACGACCTCGGTGAGTCCTTCGAGGTGCTCAGCGAGGCCACCGACCTGGTCGCGGTCCGCACCGCCCTCCAGGAGGCCGGCATCGACTACGACTCGGCCGAGGCCAACTTCGTCCCGACCATGCAGGTCGAGCTGGACGAGGAGGGCGCCAAGAAGATCTTCAAGCTGATCGACGCCCTGGAGGACAGCGACGACGTGCAGAACGTCTTCGCCAACTTCGACGTGAGCGACGAGGTCATGGAGAAGGTCGACGCGTAA
- the ruvC gene encoding crossover junction endodeoxyribonuclease RuvC yields MRVLGVDPGLTRCGVGVVEGVAGRPLTMIGVGVVRTPADAELSRRLLAVEQGIEAWLDEHRPEFVAVERVFSQHNVRTVMGTAQASAVAMLCAARRGIPVALHTPSEVKAAVTGSGRADKAQVGAMVTRLLRLAAPPKPADAADALALAICHIWRAPAQNRLQQAVALHTTHATKGRTA; encoded by the coding sequence GTGCGGGTACTGGGGGTGGACCCGGGACTGACCCGGTGCGGGGTCGGCGTGGTCGAGGGGGTCGCGGGGCGCCCGCTGACCATGATCGGCGTCGGCGTCGTCCGCACCCCCGCGGACGCCGAGCTCAGCCGGCGGCTGCTCGCCGTCGAGCAGGGCATCGAGGCATGGCTGGACGAACACCGGCCCGAGTTCGTCGCCGTGGAGCGCGTCTTCAGCCAGCACAATGTGCGCACCGTGATGGGCACCGCCCAGGCCAGCGCCGTCGCCATGCTGTGCGCCGCCCGCCGCGGCATCCCCGTCGCCCTGCACACCCCCAGCGAGGTCAAGGCCGCCGTCACCGGCTCGGGCCGCGCCGACAAGGCCCAGGTCGGCGCCATGGTCACCCGGCTGCTCCGGCTCGCCGCGCCCCCCAAGCCCGCCGACGCGGCCGACGCCCTCGCCCTCGCCATCTGCCACATCTGGCGCGCCCCCGCCCAGAACCGCCTCCAGCAGGCCGTCGCCCTGCACACCACCCACGCAACGAAAGGCCGTACGGCATGA
- the ruvA gene encoding Holliday junction branch migration protein RuvA, translating to MIAFVSGTVAALAPDAAVVEVGGVGMSVQCTPDTLSTLRVGQPARLHTSLVVREDSLTLYGFADDDARQVFVLLQTASGVGPRLAQAMLAVHSPDALRRAVTTGDEKALTAVPGIGKKGAQKLLLELKDRLGAPVGTAPAVGAPVTQGWRDQLHAALIGLGYATREAEEAVTAVAPQAEAAGGTPQVGQLLKAALQTLNRAR from the coding sequence ATGATCGCCTTCGTCAGCGGCACGGTCGCCGCGCTCGCCCCCGACGCCGCGGTGGTGGAGGTCGGCGGTGTCGGCATGTCCGTCCAGTGCACCCCGGACACGCTCTCCACGCTCCGCGTCGGACAGCCCGCCAGACTGCACACCTCCCTGGTCGTGCGCGAGGACTCGCTGACCCTGTACGGCTTCGCGGACGACGACGCCCGCCAGGTCTTCGTCCTGCTCCAGACCGCCAGCGGCGTCGGCCCCCGCCTCGCCCAGGCCATGCTCGCCGTGCACTCCCCGGACGCGCTGCGCCGCGCCGTCACCACCGGTGACGAGAAGGCCCTCACCGCGGTCCCCGGCATCGGCAAGAAGGGCGCCCAGAAACTCCTCCTGGAACTGAAGGACCGCCTCGGCGCGCCCGTCGGCACCGCCCCCGCCGTCGGCGCCCCGGTCACCCAGGGCTGGCGCGACCAGCTGCACGCGGCCCTCATCGGCCTCGGCTACGCCACCCGCGAGGCCGAGGAGGCCGTGACCGCCGTGGCCCCGCAGGCGGAGGCGGCGGGCGGCACCCCGCAGGTCGGCCAGCTCCTGAAGGCCGCCCTGCAGACCCTGAACCGCGCCCGCTGA
- the ruvB gene encoding Holliday junction branch migration DNA helicase RuvB: MNWDDTADTAGTPAAERLVGSAADREDQAVEAALRPKDLGEFIGQEKVREQLDLVLRAARARGATADHVLLSGAPGLGKTTLSMIIAAEMGAPIRITSGPAIQHAGDLAAILSSLQEGEVLFLDEIHRMSRPAEEMLYMAMEDFRVDVIVGKGPGATAIPLELPPFTLVGATTRAGLLPPPLRDRFGFTAHMEFYEPRELERVVHRSAQLLDVGIDTDGAAEIAGRSRGTPRIANRLLRRVRDYAQVKADGVINRDIAAAALAVYEVDARGLDRLDRAVLEALLKLFAGGPVGLSTLAVAVGEERETVEEVAEPFLVREGLLARTPRGRVATPAAWTHLGLTPPGSATPGNGQPDLFGT; this comes from the coding sequence ATGAACTGGGACGACACGGCCGACACCGCCGGCACACCCGCCGCCGAGCGGCTGGTGGGCTCCGCCGCCGACCGCGAGGACCAGGCCGTCGAGGCCGCCCTGCGCCCCAAGGACCTCGGCGAGTTCATCGGCCAGGAGAAGGTCCGCGAACAGCTCGACCTGGTGCTGCGGGCGGCCCGCGCGCGCGGCGCCACCGCCGACCACGTCCTGCTCTCCGGCGCTCCCGGCCTCGGCAAGACCACCCTGTCGATGATCATCGCCGCCGAGATGGGCGCCCCGATCCGCATCACCTCGGGTCCGGCCATCCAGCACGCCGGCGACCTCGCCGCGATCCTCTCCTCCCTCCAGGAGGGCGAGGTGCTCTTCCTGGACGAGATCCACCGCATGTCCCGGCCCGCCGAGGAGATGCTCTACATGGCGATGGAGGACTTCCGCGTCGACGTCATCGTCGGCAAGGGCCCCGGCGCCACCGCCATCCCCCTCGAACTGCCCCCGTTCACCCTGGTCGGCGCCACCACCCGGGCCGGCCTGCTGCCGCCCCCGCTGCGCGACCGCTTCGGCTTCACCGCGCACATGGAGTTCTACGAGCCCCGCGAACTGGAGCGCGTCGTGCACCGCTCCGCGCAGCTCCTGGACGTCGGCATCGATACGGACGGCGCCGCCGAGATCGCGGGCCGCTCCCGCGGCACCCCCCGTATCGCCAACCGCCTGCTGCGCCGCGTCCGCGACTACGCGCAGGTCAAGGCGGACGGCGTGATCAACCGGGACATCGCCGCGGCCGCCCTCGCCGTCTACGAGGTCGACGCGCGCGGCCTCGACCGGCTGGACCGCGCCGTCCTGGAGGCTTTGCTGAAGCTTTTCGCCGGGGGCCCCGTCGGCCTGTCCACCCTGGCCGTCGCGGTGGGGGAGGAGCGGGAGACCGTCGAGGAGGTCGCCGAGCCCTTCCTGGTCCGCGAGGGACTGCTGGCCCGCACCCCCCGCGGCCGCGTCGCCACGCCCGCCGCCTGGACGCACCTCGGGCTGACCCCGCCCGGCTCCGCCACACCGGGAAACGGACAACCGGACCTGTTCGGGACGTGA
- the yajC gene encoding preprotein translocase subunit YajC, producing the protein MNPYTLLPFIVLIAAMFLMTRSAKKKQTQAAQMRNEMQPGSGVRTIGGMYATVKEVNEDTVLLDAAPGVDLLFAKNAIGAVLTDDEYNRIVHGIEHDLKSDADIVPDDASSLTETDETDGSAAAAAASDDKIDLGKKDAGEDTAGESEAAAAPAEDKPKKTDGDSDAK; encoded by the coding sequence GTGAATCCGTATACCCTTCTCCCGTTCATCGTGCTCATCGCGGCCATGTTCCTGATGACGCGCTCTGCCAAGAAGAAGCAGACTCAGGCCGCGCAGATGCGCAATGAGATGCAGCCCGGCTCCGGTGTCCGCACGATCGGGGGAATGTACGCGACGGTCAAGGAGGTCAACGAGGACACCGTCCTCCTGGACGCCGCTCCTGGCGTGGACCTCCTCTTCGCGAAGAACGCGATCGGCGCCGTCCTCACCGACGACGAGTACAACCGCATCGTGCACGGCATCGAGCACGACCTGAAGTCCGACGCCGACATCGTCCCGGACGACGCGTCCTCTCTCACCGAGACCGACGAGACCGACGGATCTGCCGCCGCTGCCGCCGCCTCCGACGACAAGATCGACCTCGGTAAGAAGGACGCCGGCGAGGACACCGCCGGCGAGTCCGAGGCCGCCGCGGCCCCGGCGGAGGACAAGCCGAAGAAGACCGACGGCGATTCCGACGCGAAGTAG